A genomic segment from Nicotiana tabacum cultivar K326 chromosome 7, ASM71507v2, whole genome shotgun sequence encodes:
- the LOC107773644 gene encoding uncharacterized protein LOC107773644 codes for MAVSYTQFSSVSAQLQFPTMMSLKLNSPAANGFQILRPLTKSNMCILSIRSYGTRSIARPKIICNMNIAAGQSDEPLKFNLENIIDRARKLWDSAPAPVKSFPWNRAADNFVQLILDIVLTVTKYLYVPVLIVTSISELSYCAHERKLYITLLPFLVGVGVAGILKSAAAESSPSPKNAEVPWHLIAIGLFFTLLKLPGPYYPYWGRIFIPHFANGALFRTLWFAFLWYRRPRKSLEKTLPDSVVLDPEQKEL; via the exons ATGGCAGTTTCTTATACACAGTTTTCGAGTGTATCTGCACAACTTCAGTTCCCTACTATGATGTCTCTCAAACTTAATTCTCCAGCCGCCAATGGCTTTCAG ATTTTACGACCGTTGACTAAGTCTAATATGTGCATTTTGAGCATCAGATCATATGGGACACGTTCAATTGCAAGACCTAAAATAATCTGCAATATGAACATAGCAGCTGGACAATCCGATGAACCTCTAAAATTTAACTTGGAGAACATAATAGACCGGGCAAGGAAATTGTGGGACAGCGCTCCTGCACCTGTCAAGAGTTTCCCTTGGAATAGAGCAGCGGACAATTTCGTTCAACTTATTCTTGACATTGTTTTGACAGTCACCAAATACTTGTATGTACCAGTACTTATAGTTACCTCAATCAGTGAGTTGTCTTATTGTGCACATGAAAGGAAGCTTTATATCACGCTGCTTCCATTTCTTGTTGGTGTTGGTGTTGCTGGCATATTAAAGTCAGCAGCTGCGGAGTCCTCTCCATCTCCCAAG AATGCAGAAGTTCCCTGGCATTTGATTGCCATTGGCCTTTTCTTCACTCTGCTAAAGTTGCCGGGACCATATTATCCATATTGGGGTCGAATTTTTATTCCACATTTTGCAAATGGTGCATTGTTCAGAACTCTGTGGTTTGCTTTCCTCTGGTACAGAAGGCCTAGGAAGTCACTAGAAAAGACCCTGCCTGATTCAGTAGTTCTTGATCCTGAACAGAAGGAGCTATAA